In Brachyspira hampsonii, the following are encoded in one genomic region:
- a CDS encoding YczE/YyaS/YitT family protein yields MFKKILEKHIIERTIILLIGLYIMSLGIAFSIKASLGTSPISSVPYVTSCISGLSVGETTIIINLVFILTQILLLRKKYNPFQLFQVPALVLFGIMIDISGSLIKDITYSNYFQQWILCFIGIILVGVGVSIEIMAKLVTTPGEGVVLAICKVFPLKFGNTKIMFDVVLVLISLVTVLVFLGHLEGVREGTIIAAILVGFIAKHLSKPLKLLENKYLLNE; encoded by the coding sequence ATGTTTAAGAAAATTTTAGAAAAGCATATTATAGAAAGAACTATAATACTTTTAATAGGACTTTATATTATGTCTTTGGGTATAGCCTTTTCTATTAAGGCATCGCTTGGTACTTCCCCTATTTCAAGCGTACCTTATGTTACAAGCTGTATATCAGGGCTTTCTGTAGGAGAAACTACAATTATTATTAATCTTGTATTTATACTAACACAAATATTGCTTCTTAGAAAAAAGTATAATCCATTTCAGCTTTTTCAAGTACCAGCACTTGTTTTGTTTGGTATAATGATAGATATAAGCGGTTCTTTAATAAAAGATATAACATACAGTAATTATTTTCAGCAATGGATATTATGTTTTATTGGAATAATTTTGGTAGGAGTAGGAGTGAGCATAGAAATTATGGCAAAACTTGTAACTACTCCGGGTGAAGGTGTTGTACTTGCTATATGTAAAGTTTTTCCTTTAAAATTCGGCAATACAAAAATTATGTTTGATGTTGTATTAGTATTGATTTCTTTAGTAACAGTTTTGGTATTTTTAGGTCATTTAGAAGGGGTTAGGGAAGGTACTATAATAGCAGCAATTTTAGTAGGATTTATAGCAAAACATTTGAGCAAGCCTTTAAAACTTTTAGAGAACAAATATTTACTTAATGAATAA
- a CDS encoding MarR family winged helix-turn-helix transcriptional regulator, which yields MKANSMFARKVMYEANKIGLTSGQPKILYFLSRFEEADQKTIASYLEIEQATVGSILLGMEKSGLIERRQREGNRRSLYVSLTEKGIEVSKKMEKIFEDAENIATDKLSEKDKEKLKKLLIEMCNSLKGV from the coding sequence ATGAAAGCCAATTCTATGTTTGCCCGTAAGGTAATGTACGAGGCAAATAAGATAGGGCTTACATCAGGGCAGCCTAAAATATTATATTTTTTATCTAGATTTGAAGAGGCTGATCAAAAGACTATAGCCAGCTATCTCGAAATAGAGCAGGCAACAGTAGGGAGCATACTGCTTGGTATGGAGAAATCTGGTCTTATAGAGAGGAGGCAAAGAGAAGGAAACAGACGCTCTCTTTATGTATCTTTGACAGAAAAGGGGATAGAGGTTTCAAAGAAGATGGAAAAAATATTTGAAGATGCTGAGAATATAGCTACTGATAAATTATCAGAAAAAGATAAAGAAAAATTAAAAAAACTATTGATTGAGATGTGTAATTCATTAAAAGGAGTTTAA